One segment of Panicum virgatum strain AP13 chromosome 3K, P.virgatum_v5, whole genome shotgun sequence DNA contains the following:
- the LOC120696577 gene encoding pentatricopeptide repeat-containing protein At4g18975, chloroplastic-like isoform X2 has product MLRHLRRPLRAFHRLSTTGHAACDPIPLHWFWSSHIVPISGWYNKHATREFSTSEKVTRGRVYQPEELEPTTPAKDTDIIIDRIKKSTRELERGPIGKKLSSAEKREYLVNTLLGLEDSREVVYGTLDAWVAFEQDFPLAPLRQALLALEKEEQWHRIVQVIKWMLSKGQGNTMGTYEQLVRALEKDNRAEEAHGFWQKKISHDLHSVPWRFCHLMLAIYYRNNRLDRLVKLFKELEACGRKPPRKDIIRKVEDAYEMLGLIEEKKMLLEKYKDLYNKPSRGDRKKGSKSKRTEMNKTGEYPPKLHELNLYARAL; this is encoded by the exons ATGCTCAGGCATCTCCGGCGACCCCTCCGCGCTTTTCACCGCCTATCCACCACCGGACACGCAGCCTGCGATCCCATCCCTCTCCACTG GTTCTGGAGTTCGCATATAGTG CCCATATCTGGTTGGTATAACAAGCATGCTACTAGAGAATTCTCTACTTCCGAAAAAGTTACCAGAGGTCGAGTATATCAGCCGGAGGAGTTAGAACCAACTACACCTGCAAAG GATACTGATATAATAATTGATCGCATAAAAAAGAGCACAAGGGAATTGGAACGAGGGCCTATTGGAAAAAAATTGTCTTCGGCGGAGAAAAGAGAATATCTTGTCAATACT CTCCTTGGCCTTGAAGATTCAAGAGAAGTTGTTTATGGCACCCTTGATGCTTGGGTTGCCTTTGAGCAGGATTTCCCTCTGGCTCCACTAAGGCAAGCACTTCTAGCTCTTGAAAAGGAGGAACAATGGCATAGAATTGTCCAG GTGATAAAATGGATGCTAAGCAAAGGGCAAGGAAACACAATGGGAACATATGAGCAATTAGTGCGTGCACTTGAGAAGGATAATAGAGCTGAGGAAGCACATGGATTCTGGCAGAAGAAAATATCCCATGACTTGCATTCAGTTCCTTGGCGTTTCTGTCATCTAATGTTGGCAATCTATTACAGAAATAATAGGCTAGATAGGCTCGTGAAG CTCTTCAAAGAACTAGAAGCATGTGGTCGTAAacctccacgcaaagatattaTACGGAAAGTTGAAGATGCATATGAAATGCTTGGACtaatagaagaaaagaaaatgttgcTTGAAAAATACAAAGATTTATACAACAAGCCATCTCGGGGTGATCGAAAGAAAGGCTCCAAATCCAAAAGGACTGAGATGAATAAGACAGGCG AGTATCCCCCCAAGCTGCATGAGCTCAATTTATATGCTAGGGCACTATAA
- the LOC120696577 gene encoding pentatricopeptide repeat-containing protein At4g18975, chloroplastic-like isoform X1, with protein sequence MLRHLRRPLRAFHRLSTTGHAACDPIPLHWFWSSHIVPISGWYNKHATREFSTSEKVTRGRVYQPEELEPTTPAKDTDIIIDRIKKSTRELERGPIGKKLSSAEKREYLVNTLLGLEDSREVVYGTLDAWVAFEQDFPLAPLRQALLALEKEEQWHRIVQVIKWMLSKGQGNTMGTYEQLVRALEKDNRAEEAHGFWQKKISHDLHSVPWRFCHLMLAIYYRNNRLDRLVKLFKELEACGRKPPRKDIIRKVEDAYEMLGLIEEKKMLLEKYKDLYNKPSRGDRKKGSKSKRTEMNKTGVDGGKMETSGNLQVDEETAATIKS encoded by the exons ATGCTCAGGCATCTCCGGCGACCCCTCCGCGCTTTTCACCGCCTATCCACCACCGGACACGCAGCCTGCGATCCCATCCCTCTCCACTG GTTCTGGAGTTCGCATATAGTG CCCATATCTGGTTGGTATAACAAGCATGCTACTAGAGAATTCTCTACTTCCGAAAAAGTTACCAGAGGTCGAGTATATCAGCCGGAGGAGTTAGAACCAACTACACCTGCAAAG GATACTGATATAATAATTGATCGCATAAAAAAGAGCACAAGGGAATTGGAACGAGGGCCTATTGGAAAAAAATTGTCTTCGGCGGAGAAAAGAGAATATCTTGTCAATACT CTCCTTGGCCTTGAAGATTCAAGAGAAGTTGTTTATGGCACCCTTGATGCTTGGGTTGCCTTTGAGCAGGATTTCCCTCTGGCTCCACTAAGGCAAGCACTTCTAGCTCTTGAAAAGGAGGAACAATGGCATAGAATTGTCCAG GTGATAAAATGGATGCTAAGCAAAGGGCAAGGAAACACAATGGGAACATATGAGCAATTAGTGCGTGCACTTGAGAAGGATAATAGAGCTGAGGAAGCACATGGATTCTGGCAGAAGAAAATATCCCATGACTTGCATTCAGTTCCTTGGCGTTTCTGTCATCTAATGTTGGCAATCTATTACAGAAATAATAGGCTAGATAGGCTCGTGAAG CTCTTCAAAGAACTAGAAGCATGTGGTCGTAAacctccacgcaaagatattaTACGGAAAGTTGAAGATGCATATGAAATGCTTGGACtaatagaagaaaagaaaatgttgcTTGAAAAATACAAAGATTTATACAACAAGCCATCTCGGGGTGATCGAAAGAAAGGCTCCAAATCCAAAAGGACTGAGATGAATAAGACAGGCG TGGATGGCGGCAAGATGGAAACATCTGGAAATCTTCAAGTTGATGAGGAAACTGCTGCCACCATTAAGTCATGA